One genomic region from Myxococcota bacterium encodes:
- a CDS encoding GntR family transcriptional regulator translates to MLAPKSPIPLYLQLKSELLASIEAGVWAPGDRMPGDEELGRTYGVSRATVRQALKELELAGLIERFRGRGTFLASAKLRHGPQHQLSHSLQAVGREPGWRVLAAEARPATPMLAAALEVAEGATLFFTRRLRLAGDVPIGVLVAHANVAPQRAPLAALETGSSTDYLAEVSNLNGARAERTLEAVSADAEEATLLGVRQGAPMLRVRRILRAADGRPLEHFLGTYRGDRFQYQTDGALRG, encoded by the coding sequence ATGCTTGCCCCGAAATCCCCGATCCCCCTGTATCTGCAGCTGAAAAGCGAGCTGCTCGCGAGCATCGAGGCGGGCGTCTGGGCGCCCGGCGACCGCATGCCCGGCGACGAGGAGCTCGGCCGGACCTACGGCGTGTCGCGCGCCACCGTGCGTCAGGCGCTGAAGGAGCTCGAGCTGGCGGGCCTCATCGAGCGGTTCCGCGGACGCGGCACCTTCCTCGCGTCCGCGAAGCTGCGTCATGGTCCTCAGCATCAGCTGAGCCACAGCTTGCAGGCGGTCGGTCGCGAGCCGGGCTGGCGGGTGCTCGCCGCCGAAGCGCGGCCCGCCACGCCGATGCTGGCGGCCGCCCTGGAAGTGGCCGAGGGAGCGACGCTCTTCTTCACGCGACGGCTGCGGCTCGCCGGGGACGTGCCGATCGGCGTGCTGGTGGCCCACGCGAACGTCGCGCCCCAGCGCGCGCCCCTCGCCGCCTTGGAGACAGGAAGCTCGACGGACTATCTCGCCGAGGTCTCGAACCTGAACGGAGCGCGTGCCGAGCGCACGCTGGAGGCGGTGTCGGCCGACGCGGAGGAAGCGACGCTCCTGGGTGTCCGCCAAGGGGCGCCCATGCTGCGGGTGCGCCGCATTCTCCGCGCGGCGGACGGCCGTCCGCTGGAGCACTTCCTCGGCACGTATCGGGGCGATCGCTTCCAGTACCAGACCGACGGCGCCCTCCGCGGCTAG
- a CDS encoding MFS transporter, protein LFQLNLKQIQADLAIAEGSLGYLGSIVRLGGVLALPIALAADRFGRRRLLLVTVLAYTLLTGATAFAPNAEVFVGLQLLARAFAVAETLIAVVVIAEEFAPEHRGWGIGALGAIHACGAGLASVAFGFVDVLPYGWRTLYLFGLGPLLLVAYWRRTLPETDRYTELEAQRQSAPQVTPALEPVLALWRSHRGRLLALAAAALAFGSVMGTAGFFAPKYLQDVHAWTPASVALLTFLGGMFAIVGNPLAGWLSDRHGRRPMASLFGLGFGLATLAFYSAAGIFAPALYILLLFSMMGTDVTLSTYGAELFPTAQRSTASGVRTVARDGGMVLGLAAVSVLFHALGSNWSAVSVVATAAFLVPVLAWLALPETAGKTLEEIANPGAANDAASPVDTKDPQPQT, encoded by the coding sequence CCTCTTCCAGCTGAACCTCAAGCAGATCCAGGCCGATCTCGCGATCGCGGAAGGCAGCCTCGGCTACCTCGGTTCGATCGTGCGGCTCGGCGGCGTGCTCGCGCTGCCGATCGCGCTGGCCGCCGACCGCTTCGGACGGCGCCGCCTGCTGCTCGTCACGGTGCTCGCCTACACGCTGCTCACCGGAGCCACCGCATTCGCGCCCAACGCCGAGGTCTTCGTCGGGCTGCAGCTGCTCGCGCGCGCGTTCGCCGTCGCCGAGACGCTCATCGCGGTGGTGGTGATCGCCGAGGAGTTCGCACCCGAGCACCGCGGCTGGGGCATCGGGGCGCTCGGCGCCATTCATGCCTGCGGCGCCGGGCTCGCGTCGGTCGCGTTCGGCTTCGTCGACGTGCTCCCCTACGGATGGCGCACGCTCTACCTGTTCGGCCTGGGCCCGCTCCTGCTCGTGGCCTACTGGCGACGCACGCTGCCCGAGACGGATCGCTACACCGAGCTCGAAGCACAGCGACAGTCTGCGCCGCAGGTCACGCCGGCACTCGAGCCCGTCCTCGCGCTCTGGCGTTCCCACCGCGGCCGGCTGTTGGCCCTCGCGGCGGCCGCCCTCGCCTTCGGTTCGGTGATGGGAACCGCGGGCTTCTTCGCGCCGAAGTACCTGCAGGACGTCCACGCCTGGACGCCCGCCTCGGTCGCGCTGCTCACCTTCCTCGGCGGCATGTTCGCGATCGTCGGGAACCCGCTGGCCGGTTGGCTCTCGGATCGCCACGGGCGGCGGCCGATGGCCTCCCTCTTCGGGTTGGGGTTCGGGCTCGCCACCCTCGCGTTCTACTCCGCCGCCGGGATCTTCGCGCCGGCGCTCTACATCTTGCTGCTCTTCTCGATGATGGGCACCGACGTCACCCTCTCCACCTACGGTGCCGAGCTCTTCCCGACGGCCCAGCGCTCGACGGCCTCGGGCGTACGCACGGTGGCGCGCGACGGCGGCATGGTGCTTGGCCTGGCTGCGGTCTCCGTCTTGTTCCACGCGCTCGGTTCGAACTGGAGCGCGGTGTCGGTCGTGGCCACCGCTGCCTTCCTGGTGCCGGTGCTGGCATGGCTGGCGCTGCCGGAAACGGCGGGGAAGACCCTCGAGGAGATCGCGAATCCGGGCGCGGCGAACGACGCCGCTTCCCCGGTCGACACGAAGGATCCCCAGCCCCAGACCTGA